A stretch of the Pseudomonas helvetica genome encodes the following:
- the cysZ gene encoding sulfate transporter CysZ, which yields MPAPVLSGPQYLREGLKLVLSPGLRLFVLLPLVINLVLFVGLIYFAGHQFSLWVDTLMPSLPSWLSFLSYVLWPLFVVLVALMVFFTFTMLANVIAAPFNGFLAEKVEVVVRGTDDFPTFSWSELIAMIPRTFAREMRKLGYFLPRALALLILSFIPVVNLVAAPLWLAFGVWMMAIQYIDYPADNHKLGWNEMLAWLRQKRWQSMSFGGIVYLALLIPVVNILMMPAAVAGATLFWVRERGAENLVAKAA from the coding sequence ATGCCCGCCCCCGTTCTGTCCGGCCCGCAATACCTGCGCGAAGGCCTGAAGCTGGTCTTGAGTCCCGGCCTGCGTTTGTTCGTGTTGTTGCCGCTGGTCATCAACCTGGTGCTGTTCGTCGGATTGATTTATTTCGCCGGCCATCAGTTCAGCCTGTGGGTCGACACCCTGATGCCTTCACTGCCGAGCTGGCTGAGTTTTCTCAGCTATGTACTTTGGCCGTTGTTCGTCGTTCTGGTGGCGCTGATGGTGTTTTTCACCTTCACCATGCTCGCCAACGTGATCGCCGCGCCCTTCAACGGTTTTCTCGCGGAGAAAGTCGAAGTGGTGGTGCGTGGCACTGACGACTTCCCGACCTTCAGTTGGAGCGAACTGATCGCGATGATCCCGCGCACGTTCGCCCGGGAAATGCGCAAACTCGGCTACTTCCTGCCCAGGGCCCTCGCGTTGCTGATCCTTTCATTCATCCCGGTGGTCAACCTGGTCGCTGCCCCACTATGGCTGGCGTTTGGCGTATGGATGATGGCAATCCAGTACATCGACTACCCGGCGGATAACCACAAACTCGGCTGGAACGAGATGCTCGCCTGGCTGCGCCAGAAACGCTGGCAGAGCATGAGTTTTGGCGGGATCGTCTATCTGGCGCTGCTGATCCCGGTGGTCAACATCCTGATGATGCCGGCAGCGGTGGCTGGTGCGACGCTGTTTTGGGTCCGTGAACGTGGCGCGGAAAATCTGGTGGCCAAAGCTGCCTGA
- a CDS encoding cupin domain-containing protein: protein MHHAHNEPNLQAINLAHKASLIDQQWSPRVVAEMNDYQFKVVRIEGEFIWHSHPETDEAFLVIEGKLRIDLPHGCVYVGPGELYVVPRGVEHRTAAEGEARLMMIEPRGILNTGHEGGERTANNDIWI, encoded by the coding sequence ATGCACCACGCCCATAACGAACCGAACTTGCAAGCCATTAACCTCGCGCACAAAGCCTCGCTCATAGATCAGCAATGGAGCCCGCGGGTCGTCGCCGAAATGAACGACTACCAGTTCAAGGTCGTGCGCATCGAAGGCGAGTTCATTTGGCATTCCCACCCTGAGACCGACGAGGCATTTCTCGTGATCGAGGGAAAGCTGCGTATCGACCTACCCCATGGCTGCGTATACGTAGGTCCAGGCGAGTTGTATGTCGTGCCACGAGGAGTGGAGCACAGAACAGCCGCAGAAGGTGAGGCAAGACTGATGATGATCGAACCTCGTGGGATACTGAATACGGGCCATGAAGGTGGAGAGCGCACGGCCAACAACGACATTTGGATCTAA
- a CDS encoding HopJ type III effector protein, whose product MTDLNTLRASLKSGEHAFADTLAFIAAGYDYQPQAFNNGGVENAAGQNEGSCKTLGLALLEGLSDEEALLAFGEHYRSVVATPDGSDHGNIRALMAQGLAGVKFTAQPLTRR is encoded by the coding sequence ATGACCGATCTGAACACCCTGCGCGCCAGCCTCAAGAGCGGCGAACACGCCTTCGCCGATACCCTGGCGTTCATCGCCGCTGGCTATGATTACCAGCCTCAAGCCTTCAACAATGGTGGCGTGGAAAACGCCGCCGGACAGAACGAAGGCTCGTGCAAGACCCTCGGCCTGGCGCTGCTGGAAGGCTTGAGCGATGAAGAAGCGCTGCTGGCGTTTGGTGAGCATTACCGCTCGGTGGTTGCTACGCCGGATGGCAGCGACCATGGCAACATCCGGGCATTGATGGCGCAGGGTTTGGCTGGGGTGAAGTTCACAGCGCAGCCACTGACCCGTCGCTGA
- a CDS encoding helix-turn-helix transcriptional regulator produces the protein MTARTALATLAGNYGHGDIVASHRHAEGQLVYAISGVMLVSVSGTTWVVPSGHALWVPSGMEHEIRMTGEVRMRTLLITPGAHDVLTQECQVIKVSPLLRELIVAAGDQSDDKGALARHAQIVELIFSELDRAQKVLAHVPIPTEPRLKLLCAGFIDNPSQDSKLESWAEQLNMSSRTLARLFQKELGMSYGEWRKRTRLLLCLQRLASGVSILDVALEHGYQSPSAFAAMFKRTMGFTPSHCRSA, from the coding sequence ATGACTGCGCGTACAGCCCTGGCGACGCTCGCCGGTAACTACGGTCATGGGGACATAGTGGCTTCGCATCGGCATGCCGAAGGGCAGTTGGTGTACGCCATCAGTGGCGTGATGCTGGTCTCGGTCTCCGGGACGACTTGGGTGGTGCCTTCTGGTCATGCGCTGTGGGTACCCTCGGGTATGGAGCACGAGATTCGCATGACTGGCGAGGTACGCATGCGCACCTTGCTGATTACGCCTGGCGCCCACGACGTTCTGACGCAAGAGTGTCAAGTCATCAAGGTTTCGCCGCTGCTGCGTGAGCTGATCGTAGCGGCTGGCGATCAGTCCGACGATAAAGGTGCTCTGGCGCGCCATGCACAGATTGTCGAGCTGATCTTCTCGGAGCTCGACAGGGCACAGAAGGTGCTGGCTCATGTACCGATCCCTACCGAGCCTCGGCTCAAGTTGCTGTGCGCTGGCTTCATCGATAATCCATCTCAGGACTCGAAGCTGGAGAGTTGGGCTGAACAGCTCAACATGAGCTCTCGCACCCTGGCTCGCCTGTTCCAGAAAGAACTGGGCATGAGCTATGGGGAGTGGCGCAAGCGCACCCGGTTGCTTCTCTGCCTGCAGCGGTTGGCTTCTGGCGTGTCGATTCTGGATGTGGCACTGGAACATGGTTACCAAAGCCCCAGCGCATTCGCCGCCATGTTCAAGCGCACCATGGGCTTCACTCCGAGCCACTGCCGTTCGGCGTAG
- the folX gene encoding dihydroneopterin triphosphate 2'-epimerase has product MPQLQPGMARIRVKDLCLRTFIGINEDEILNKQDVLINLTILYAAQDAVRDNDIDHALNYRTITKAIIAHVEGNRFALLERLTQEILDLIMANQSVLYAEVEVDKPHALRFAESVSITLAASR; this is encoded by the coding sequence ATGCCACAACTTCAACCAGGAATGGCCCGCATTCGGGTCAAGGACCTGTGTCTACGGACCTTCATCGGAATCAATGAGGACGAAATCCTCAACAAGCAGGATGTGCTGATCAACCTGACCATCCTCTATGCCGCGCAAGACGCCGTGCGCGACAACGATATCGATCATGCGCTCAATTACCGCACCATTACCAAGGCGATCATCGCCCATGTGGAAGGCAACCGGTTCGCCCTGCTCGAACGCCTGACCCAGGAGATACTCGATCTGATCATGGCCAACCAAAGCGTGCTTTACGCCGAAGTCGAAGTCGACAAACCCCACGCCCTGCGTTTCGCCGAGTCGGTATCGATTACCCTCGCCGCGAGTCGCTGA
- a CDS encoding TolC family protein has protein sequence MRSPFFTAWHGRLSLVGMASIVLAGCAAWTTHQPAQPHPERINALSHLPQGVSAQALPERWWQLYNDPKLDALVQQALEHNRDLAAAQAHVQSMLAGIMQADAERWPSTQASLGAAYGKTADDQTLAKATDSHAPSQWAFNPGFELAYQVDIWGQVQHAIERAQVQAAAAQDAEDLLRITIVAQTTRAYVNACVLGARAKVERHSLEVVGQSLALIDRQRQAGVVTDFEYVRMQALQGETLALLPMLEARRQAALYELAMLTGVADLEQGSGAATCEVVPKLNAALPVGDGWQLLARRPDIRQAERVLQAASLQVDIVQADLYPKVTFGASVSSSSHTPHELGDSSAVMFGIGPLISWQFPNWRVNRARVNQARALEQVDVAQFEASVLKALKEVRQALALYDGERQRHAALSQALDSSRQAYKLAQLNYNAGSIDFLDVLDSERELIRLQATRADADGRLLQRQIALFSALGGGWQSSSSDIPVDAPSHAPLTFSGTQP, from the coding sequence ATGCGTTCGCCCTTTTTTACCGCGTGGCACGGCCGTCTTTCGCTTGTGGGCATGGCCTCTATTGTCTTGGCTGGCTGTGCCGCATGGACGACTCATCAGCCGGCGCAGCCGCACCCGGAGCGCATCAATGCCCTGAGCCACCTGCCCCAAGGCGTTTCAGCCCAGGCGTTGCCCGAACGTTGGTGGCAGTTGTACAACGATCCGAAACTCGATGCGCTGGTGCAGCAGGCGCTGGAGCACAACCGAGATCTGGCGGCCGCCCAGGCCCACGTTCAATCGATGCTGGCCGGGATCATGCAGGCCGATGCCGAGCGCTGGCCGTCCACTCAAGCGTCACTGGGAGCCGCCTATGGCAAAACTGCCGATGACCAGACACTCGCCAAGGCCACCGACAGCCACGCCCCGTCTCAATGGGCGTTCAATCCCGGCTTCGAATTGGCGTATCAAGTTGATATCTGGGGCCAGGTTCAGCACGCCATCGAGCGAGCTCAGGTTCAGGCCGCTGCCGCACAGGATGCTGAAGACTTGTTGCGCATCACGATCGTGGCGCAAACCACCCGGGCCTATGTGAATGCTTGTGTCTTGGGCGCACGGGCCAAGGTCGAGCGCCATTCACTGGAAGTGGTTGGTCAAAGTCTGGCGTTGATTGACCGTCAGCGTCAGGCCGGTGTGGTGACTGATTTTGAATATGTTCGGATGCAGGCGTTGCAGGGGGAAACCCTGGCCCTTCTGCCAATGCTGGAGGCGCGTCGGCAAGCAGCGCTGTACGAACTGGCGATGTTGACCGGTGTGGCCGATCTGGAGCAGGGCTCTGGCGCGGCGACCTGTGAAGTGGTGCCGAAGCTCAATGCTGCGCTTCCCGTGGGGGATGGCTGGCAACTGCTGGCGCGTCGCCCTGATATTCGCCAGGCCGAGCGAGTGCTGCAAGCGGCTTCGCTGCAGGTGGATATTGTTCAGGCCGATCTGTACCCGAAGGTGACCTTTGGCGCTTCGGTGTCCTCATCCAGCCACACACCCCATGAGCTGGGAGACAGCAGCGCGGTGATGTTTGGTATCGGTCCGCTGATTTCCTGGCAGTTTCCCAACTGGCGAGTCAATCGCGCACGGGTCAACCAGGCCCGGGCACTCGAGCAGGTCGACGTGGCGCAATTCGAGGCCAGTGTGCTCAAGGCCCTCAAGGAAGTGCGTCAGGCCTTGGCTTTGTATGACGGAGAGCGGCAGCGCCACGCAGCCTTGAGTCAGGCGCTGGACAGCAGTCGCCAGGCCTACAAGTTGGCCCAGCTCAATTACAACGCCGGGTCTATCGACTTCCTTGACGTGCTGGACAGTGAGCGCGAGCTGATTCGCTTGCAGGCCACGCGCGCCGATGCAGATGGCCGTTTGCTGCAGCGCCAGATCGCTCTATTTAGCGCCCTCGGCGGCGGTTGGCAGTCGTCTTCCTCTGATATCCCGGTCGATGCGCCTTCTCACGCTCCCCTCACCTTTTCCGGTACCCAGCCATGA
- a CDS encoding HlyD family secretion protein, giving the protein MNIAVDDKTAFQHEHESVIQQLMHERKQRRKRTLILLGGGAVLVGAVAFGMYWMTVGRYLEQTDDAYVRADWIPISPRISGYVAQVLVEDDQPVKRGDVLVRIEDRDYLARLEQARAELAETEASVAAQQANLQVTDSLIAQQKAGLTQADARLRSAHAERRRASLDEQRYEGLVREHAASAQRLESAAASYAQANAAVEISQAMQRQQDTRLNVAITRRQMAEASLKQKIARRSQAQAQLSLATNALEDTLIRSPIDGVVGQRKVRTRQYVAPGLPLLAVVPTQQAYVVANYKETQLRDMRAGQAVDISVDSYSGRKLKGHVVSFSPGSGAMFALLPSDNATGNFTKIVQRFPVKIVIDQHDDGGPILPGMSVITTVDTHPAGQGDSHD; this is encoded by the coding sequence ATGAATATCGCCGTTGATGATAAAACCGCTTTCCAGCATGAGCATGAGAGTGTGATCCAGCAGCTCATGCATGAGCGTAAGCAGCGTCGCAAAAGAACTCTGATCCTGCTGGGAGGTGGCGCGGTGTTGGTCGGGGCGGTGGCGTTCGGCATGTATTGGATGACAGTCGGCCGTTACCTGGAGCAGACCGATGATGCGTATGTGCGTGCTGATTGGATTCCCATCAGCCCCCGGATTTCCGGATACGTGGCTCAAGTGCTGGTGGAGGATGATCAGCCCGTCAAGCGCGGGGATGTGCTTGTGCGCATCGAGGATAGAGACTATCTGGCGCGGCTGGAACAGGCGCGCGCCGAATTGGCTGAAACTGAAGCATCGGTGGCAGCGCAGCAGGCCAACCTGCAAGTCACCGACAGCCTGATCGCCCAGCAGAAGGCCGGCCTTACCCAAGCTGACGCTCGCCTGCGCAGCGCGCATGCCGAGCGGCGTCGCGCGAGCCTCGATGAGCAACGCTACGAAGGCTTGGTCCGCGAACACGCCGCCAGTGCCCAGCGTTTGGAAAGTGCAGCCGCCAGCTACGCCCAGGCCAATGCCGCGGTGGAAATTTCCCAGGCGATGCAGCGTCAGCAAGATACTCGGTTGAATGTCGCCATTACCCGGCGTCAAATGGCTGAAGCCTCACTCAAGCAGAAGATCGCCCGGCGCAGCCAGGCTCAGGCTCAGTTGAGCCTGGCGACTAACGCTTTGGAGGATACGTTGATCCGCTCGCCGATCGACGGTGTCGTGGGGCAGCGCAAGGTGCGTACTCGCCAATATGTGGCGCCGGGGTTGCCGCTGCTGGCGGTGGTGCCAACGCAGCAGGCCTACGTGGTGGCCAACTACAAGGAAACCCAGCTGCGCGACATGCGCGCCGGGCAAGCGGTTGATATCAGTGTCGACAGCTATTCGGGGCGCAAGCTCAAGGGCCACGTAGTCAGTTTCTCGCCAGGTTCGGGTGCGATGTTTGCCTTGCTGCCCTCGGACAACGCCACCGGTAACTTCACCAAGATCGTGCAGCGTTTTCCCGTGAAGATCGTGATTGATCAGCACGATGACGGCGGCCCCATTCTGCCGGGCATGTCCGTGATCACGACCGTCGACACCCACCCAGCCGGGCAGGGCGATTCGCATGACTGA
- the trxB gene encoding thioredoxin-disulfide reductase produces the protein MSDVRHSRVIILGSGPAGYSAAVYAARANLKPLLITGMQAGGQLTTTTEVDNWPGDVHGLTGPALMDRMKEHAERFETEIVFDHINAVDFAAKPYTLTGDSATYTCDALIIATGASARYLGLPSEETFMGKGVSACATCDGFFYRNREVAVVGGGNTAVEEALYLANIASKVTLIHRRETFRAEKILIDKLHARVAEGKIVLKLNSTLDEVLGDNMGVTGACLKNNDGSFDELKVDGVFIAIGHTPNTSLFEGQLTLKDGYLVVQGGREGNATATSLEGIFAAGDVADHVYRQAITSAGAGCMAALDAERYLDDLQNAKF, from the coding sequence ATGTCTGATGTACGTCATTCGCGAGTGATTATTCTTGGTTCCGGCCCAGCCGGTTACAGCGCTGCGGTCTATGCTGCCCGCGCCAACCTCAAGCCGTTGCTGATCACAGGCATGCAGGCTGGCGGTCAACTGACCACCACCACCGAAGTCGACAACTGGCCGGGCGACGTGCACGGCCTGACCGGCCCGGCACTGATGGACCGGATGAAAGAACACGCCGAGCGCTTCGAGACCGAAATCGTTTTCGACCACATCAATGCTGTCGACTTCGCCGCCAAGCCGTACACCCTGACGGGCGACAGCGCCACTTACACCTGCGACGCACTGATCATCGCGACCGGTGCCAGCGCTCGTTACCTGGGCCTGCCGTCGGAAGAAACCTTCATGGGCAAAGGCGTGTCGGCCTGCGCAACCTGCGATGGTTTCTTCTACCGCAACCGTGAAGTGGCCGTGGTCGGCGGCGGTAACACTGCTGTCGAAGAGGCGCTGTACCTGGCCAACATCGCCAGCAAAGTGACCCTGATTCACCGTCGCGAAACCTTCCGCGCCGAGAAAATCCTGATCGACAAGCTGCATGCACGAGTTGCCGAAGGCAAGATTGTCCTCAAGCTGAACTCGACTCTGGACGAAGTGCTGGGCGACAACATGGGCGTGACCGGCGCTTGTTTGAAGAACAACGACGGCAGCTTCGACGAGCTGAAAGTCGACGGCGTGTTCATCGCCATCGGCCACACGCCGAACACTTCGCTGTTCGAAGGCCAACTGACCTTGAAAGACGGCTATCTGGTGGTGCAGGGCGGTCGTGAAGGCAACGCAACGGCGACCAGCCTCGAAGGCATCTTTGCTGCCGGCGACGTGGCTGATCACGTTTACCGTCAGGCGATCACCTCGGCCGGCGCTGGTTGCATGGCGGCCCTGGACGCAGAGCGTTACCTGGACGACCTGCAGAACGCCAAGTTCTGA
- the folE gene encoding GTP cyclohydrolase I FolE: protein MTLSLPQNYREILIGLGEDPEREGLLDTPARAAKAMQYLCHGYEQSVDEIVNGALFASDNDEMVIVDDIELYSLCEHHLLPFIGKAHVAYIPTGKVLGLSKIARIVDMFARRLQIQENLTREIAEAVQRVTQAAGVAVVIEAQHMCMMMRGVEKQNSTMNTSVMLGAFRESSNTRQEFLQLIGRSK from the coding sequence CTGCCCCAGAATTATCGTGAAATCTTAATAGGCTTGGGCGAAGACCCTGAACGCGAAGGTTTGCTGGACACTCCGGCCCGAGCGGCCAAGGCCATGCAGTACCTGTGTCATGGTTACGAGCAGAGCGTCGACGAGATCGTCAATGGCGCGCTGTTCGCCTCTGACAACGATGAAATGGTGATCGTCGACGACATCGAGCTCTACTCGCTCTGCGAACATCACCTGCTGCCCTTCATCGGCAAGGCCCATGTGGCTTATATTCCTACCGGCAAGGTGTTGGGCCTGTCGAAGATCGCGCGAATCGTCGACATGTTCGCCCGGCGCTTGCAGATCCAGGAAAACCTCACCCGGGAAATCGCCGAGGCGGTGCAGCGCGTCACCCAGGCCGCCGGTGTTGCGGTAGTGATCGAAGCCCAGCACATGTGCATGATGATGCGCGGCGTCGAGAAACAGAATTCGACCATGAACACCTCGGTGATGCTCGGCGCCTTCCGCGAGTCGAGCAACACCCGTCAGGAGTTCCTGCAATTGATTGGACGGAGCAAGTAG
- a CDS encoding DUF1244 domain-containing protein: MTEQQRLELEAAAFRRLVAHLDSRKDVQNIDLMNLSGFCRNCLSKWYKAAADERQIEVSLDDAREVVYGMPYAEWKAQYQQEASADQQAAFAKGKTHD, encoded by the coding sequence ATGACCGAACAACAACGCCTGGAACTTGAAGCTGCTGCCTTCCGCCGACTGGTCGCGCACCTGGACAGTCGCAAGGATGTGCAGAACATCGACCTGATGAACCTTTCGGGTTTCTGCCGCAACTGCCTGTCCAAGTGGTACAAGGCCGCCGCCGACGAACGCCAGATCGAGGTCAGCCTCGATGACGCCCGCGAAGTGGTTTACGGCATGCCGTACGCCGAGTGGAAAGCCCAATACCAGCAAGAAGCCAGCGCCGACCAGCAAGCGGCGTTCGCCAAAGGAAAAACCCATGATTAG
- a CDS encoding MDR family MFS transporter, translating to MTDAEEKAVSFRAWVAVIGGLFGCFMAGMNVHVTSAALPEIEGSLGATFEEGSWISTAYLVAEIVMIPLTAWLVQVFSLRRVMLVGSCVFLVASIACSWAPNLEVMIIIRVIQGAAGAVLIPLSFQLIITELPPSRIAMGMALFALSNSVAQAAGPSIGGWLTDAYSWRWIFYLQLAPGILLLLAVAWSIDAKPMQLSLLKRGDWGGITAMIVGLGGLQIVLEEGGRKDWFGSDFIVWMSVIACVALLYFVLSQLYGSRSFINLRLLKSYNFGVASAAMFIFGGATFGLVFLVPNYLSQLQGYNAREIGISLIAYGMVQLVLAPFMPRLMKWLNPKVMVACGFFIMALGCYLGAHLNVDSAANVIIPSTVVRGIGQPLIMVALSVLAVSGLAKSEAGSASALFSMLRNLGGAVGTAGLTQVVALRERFHSERVGESITLFSPSLQERLRIGMADSEAFVFNQLLPAQQQVIEGLIHTVRREAYLMAYSDAFYVSCIALTLCGLAALVLRQQPKD from the coding sequence ATGACTGACGCCGAAGAGAAAGCGGTTTCCTTTCGCGCATGGGTTGCGGTGATCGGAGGGCTGTTCGGTTGTTTCATGGCAGGCATGAACGTCCATGTGACGAGCGCGGCGCTGCCGGAAATCGAAGGCTCATTGGGGGCGACCTTCGAGGAGGGGTCCTGGATTTCCACTGCTTACCTGGTCGCAGAAATCGTGATGATCCCGCTGACCGCCTGGCTGGTGCAGGTATTCTCCCTGCGTCGCGTGATGCTTGTGGGCTCATGTGTATTTCTAGTGGCATCCATTGCCTGTTCCTGGGCACCGAACCTTGAGGTGATGATCATTATTCGGGTGATTCAGGGGGCTGCCGGCGCGGTGCTGATTCCCTTGTCATTTCAGTTGATCATCACCGAGCTGCCGCCCAGCAGGATTGCGATGGGCATGGCGTTGTTCGCCCTGTCCAACAGCGTTGCCCAGGCGGCCGGGCCGTCCATCGGCGGCTGGCTGACCGACGCCTATTCCTGGCGCTGGATCTTCTATCTACAGCTGGCTCCGGGCATTCTTTTGCTGCTGGCGGTGGCGTGGTCAATCGACGCGAAACCCATGCAATTGAGCTTGCTCAAGCGCGGCGACTGGGGCGGTATTACCGCCATGATCGTCGGCTTGGGCGGATTGCAGATTGTCCTTGAAGAAGGCGGCCGCAAGGATTGGTTCGGCTCTGACTTTATTGTCTGGATGTCGGTGATAGCCTGCGTGGCACTGTTGTACTTCGTACTGTCACAGCTGTACGGCAGCCGTTCCTTTATCAACCTGCGCTTGCTCAAAAGCTACAACTTCGGGGTAGCCAGCGCGGCAATGTTCATTTTCGGCGGAGCTACCTTCGGCCTCGTGTTCCTGGTCCCCAACTACCTTTCCCAACTGCAGGGGTATAACGCCAGAGAAATTGGCATCAGCCTGATTGCCTACGGCATGGTGCAACTGGTGCTGGCGCCGTTCATGCCGCGCCTGATGAAGTGGCTGAACCCTAAAGTCATGGTCGCCTGCGGGTTTTTCATCATGGCCTTGGGTTGCTATCTCGGTGCGCACCTGAACGTCGACAGCGCGGCCAACGTGATCATTCCTTCCACCGTAGTGCGGGGCATCGGACAGCCCCTGATCATGGTGGCTCTCTCGGTACTGGCGGTTTCCGGGTTGGCCAAAAGTGAAGCAGGCTCCGCTTCTGCATTGTTCTCCATGTTGCGCAACCTCGGCGGTGCCGTAGGCACTGCAGGGCTGACGCAGGTCGTCGCTCTGCGCGAACGCTTTCATTCCGAGCGGGTAGGAGAGTCCATCACCTTATTTTCCCCTTCTCTTCAGGAGCGCCTGCGCATTGGCATGGCGGACAGCGAGGCGTTCGTATTCAACCAGCTTTTGCCCGCTCAACAACAAGTGATCGAGGGCCTGATTCACACCGTGCGCCGTGAGGCGTACCTGATGGCGTACAGCGATGCGTTTTATGTGTCCTGTATTGCCCTGACCCTGTGTGGGTTGGCAGCGCTGGTGTTACGGCAACAACCGAAGGACTGA
- a CDS encoding AraC family transcriptional regulator, which translates to MDRTELAPATDWVVRNAQPGRVERIEAWFGGHGYDPHRHDTYSIGRTLSGVQSFHYKGALRHGLPGNTLILHPDELHDGMAGTEAGFRYRMAYVDPALIQQVLGGEPLPYIVGGLSNDPRLYQASESFVQAMDHPLDALEEQDALFDLATALRAVAGKPRGRKRLDYRATERAREFIMAHLHLSITLEMLEHISGRERWSLSRDFRVLYGTSPYRFVTLRRLDQFRALILDGFTLVDAALAAGFHDQSHMTRHFTRCYGVPPSSWLERIRAHRQLAGSYKNASALLR; encoded by the coding sequence ATGGATCGAACCGAACTGGCACCAGCCACCGACTGGGTCGTGCGAAACGCTCAACCAGGGCGAGTTGAGCGAATCGAAGCCTGGTTCGGCGGTCATGGCTACGATCCGCACCGCCACGATACCTACTCCATTGGTCGAACACTCTCGGGCGTGCAGAGTTTTCACTACAAGGGCGCACTGCGCCACGGTTTGCCGGGAAACACGCTAATACTGCACCCGGATGAACTGCATGACGGCATGGCGGGAACAGAGGCGGGTTTCCGCTATCGTATGGCCTATGTTGATCCGGCCCTGATTCAGCAAGTACTGGGTGGTGAACCATTGCCATACATTGTCGGCGGGCTGTCGAACGACCCTCGCCTGTATCAGGCCAGTGAATCTTTTGTGCAGGCAATGGATCATCCTCTCGACGCGCTGGAAGAACAGGACGCACTGTTTGATCTGGCAACTGCATTACGGGCGGTCGCAGGTAAACCGCGCGGGCGCAAGCGCCTGGATTACCGGGCTACCGAGCGGGCAAGGGAATTCATCATGGCTCATCTTCACCTGAGCATTACCCTGGAGATGCTTGAGCACATTAGCGGGCGCGAACGCTGGAGCCTCTCCCGAGACTTCAGGGTCTTGTATGGCACCAGTCCTTACCGGTTCGTGACCTTGCGTCGTCTGGATCAATTCCGCGCATTGATCCTGGATGGATTCACGCTGGTGGATGCCGCTCTTGCGGCCGGCTTCCATGACCAGAGCCATATGACACGGCACTTCACTCGTTGTTATGGCGTCCCCCCATCGTCTTGGCTAGAACGCATCCGAGCACACCGTCAACTTGCAGGATCGTACAAGAATGCCTCAGCGCTCCTTCGCTAG